Proteins from a single region of bacterium:
- a CDS encoding UbiA family prenyltransferase, translated as MFTVPGDPLVGALLAALALHIIPSWNAVYAVMGAALAFYASGLLANDFFDRDCDARERPDRPIPSGAVSPLAAKWAAIFLTLAGVLFTLPAGNTASAIGILVALASWLYNVFAKRIPWLAPFSMGICRGLSLMLGAAILGLPGVTSPAVLMAALFLTLYIALITIIARNEADTDAPPIPTWCRWGIPTILTAWLAIFLLNPGSPLVFQWKSMSILLGVMSILWALVWTAQMRRHASPRVVQASVGGLIRGLLFTQAALCASCGGVGEGFALLLLFLFPVSGWISRWFYGS; from the coding sequence TTGTTTACTGTCCCCGGCGATCCCCTGGTCGGTGCCTTGCTCGCCGCCCTGGCGCTTCATATCATTCCCAGTTGGAATGCGGTATACGCCGTCATGGGGGCGGCCCTCGCCTTCTACGCCAGCGGACTGCTGGCCAACGACTTCTTTGACCGCGATTGTGATGCTCGCGAACGCCCCGATCGGCCCATTCCGTCCGGGGCCGTCAGCCCCCTCGCCGCGAAGTGGGCCGCCATCTTTCTGACGCTGGCCGGCGTGCTCTTCACGCTCCCGGCAGGCAACACCGCCAGCGCCATCGGAATTCTCGTCGCGCTGGCCTCATGGCTTTACAATGTCTTCGCTAAAAGGATTCCCTGGCTGGCCCCCTTCTCGATGGGAATCTGCCGGGGACTAAGCCTGATGCTGGGCGCCGCCATTCTCGGCCTTCCTGGAGTCACTTCCCCCGCCGTCCTGATGGCTGCACTTTTCCTGACCCTGTACATCGCCCTGATCACCATCATTGCGCGAAATGAAGCCGACACGGATGCGCCCCCGATCCCCACTTGGTGCCGCTGGGGCATCCCCACAATCCTAACGGCCTGGCTGGCAATCTTCCTGCTCAATCCTGGATCCCCACTGGTGTTTCAATGGAAAAGCATGTCAATTTTATTGGGGGTCATGTCCATCCTCTGGGCCCTGGTCTGGACGGCCCAAATGAGACGTCATGCTTCACCCCGCGTCGTTCAGGCTTCCGTTGGCGGCTTGATCCGTGGCCTGCTTTTCACGCAGGCGGCACTCTGCGCTTCATGCGGCGGCGTGGGCGAAGGGTTCGCGCTCCTCCTACTATTTCTTTTTCCGGTAAGCGGCTGGATCAGCAGATGGTTTTATGGTAGTTAA
- a CDS encoding nucleotide pyrophosphatase/phosphodiesterase family protein — MNKRLVIIQVAGLGYDFLTESFGITWKGCTFEPLKSVFPALTCTAQATFRTAAPLSSHGMIANGQFHRELHRPLLWEQSSGLVSGPRIWDSFRKRGKRVAMLFWQQSLGEAADIILSPAPIHKHGGGMIQSVYSQPPGLYDSLCKSIKRTFPLHRYWGPIASPASSDWIAQATALLLNDPNTAPDLCLTYLPALDYDLQRHGPAHPSAKRALAALLSQLALIRDAAVKNDYDILIFGDYAIGSATQTVFPNRALLQSNLFKTRTVAGMLYPDFHASQAFAMVDHEIAHVYLRDPTDLASTRTALETLEGIETILDTTAQQTAGIAHPHGGELLLVAKPGFWFAYPWWTAKKKAPDYASHVDIHNKPGYDPCELFFGWPPISVSQDTTRIKGSHGTIGKDRDAAWAATCQLAGTPTTLQELAQLVKQHLEAVP; from the coding sequence ATGAATAAGCGCTTAGTCATCATTCAAGTGGCCGGATTGGGATATGATTTCCTGACCGAATCATTCGGCATAACCTGGAAAGGGTGCACCTTTGAACCACTCAAAAGTGTATTCCCGGCCCTCACCTGCACAGCACAGGCCACATTCCGCACTGCCGCCCCCCTTTCCAGCCATGGCATGATCGCCAATGGCCAATTCCATCGCGAACTTCACCGTCCTCTCCTCTGGGAACAATCCTCAGGATTGGTCTCCGGCCCACGGATCTGGGACTCATTCCGGAAGCGGGGAAAGCGGGTTGCCATGCTATTCTGGCAGCAGTCGCTAGGTGAAGCCGCGGATATCATCCTTTCCCCTGCCCCCATTCACAAACACGGCGGGGGAATGATCCAAAGCGTATATAGTCAACCCCCCGGCCTCTATGACTCGCTCTGCAAATCTATCAAGCGTACTTTTCCCCTGCACCGCTATTGGGGCCCCATCGCCTCGCCCGCCTCCTCTGACTGGATCGCCCAAGCCACGGCGCTGCTGTTAAACGATCCTAACACTGCGCCCGACCTTTGCCTGACGTATCTCCCCGCACTCGACTACGATCTCCAGCGGCACGGGCCCGCGCATCCTTCTGCCAAGCGTGCCCTGGCCGCCTTACTCAGCCAGCTCGCGCTTATTCGCGATGCCGCTGTAAAAAATGACTATGACATCCTGATCTTCGGGGATTACGCCATAGGCTCCGCAACCCAAACCGTCTTTCCAAATCGTGCCCTGCTCCAATCCAATCTGTTCAAAACACGGACTGTGGCAGGAATGCTCTATCCGGACTTCCACGCCAGCCAGGCTTTTGCGATGGTCGATCACGAGATCGCTCACGTCTACCTACGCGACCCGACTGACCTGGCCTCAACACGAACCGCACTGGAAACACTTGAGGGAATCGAGACCATTCTGGATACCACAGCCCAGCAGACCGCAGGCATCGCCCACCCGCATGGGGGGGAACTATTGCTTGTGGCTAAACCCGGCTTCTGGTTCGCCTACCCATGGTGGACCGCCAAGAAGAAAGCGCCCGATTATGCCAGCCATGTGGATATCCATAACAAGCCCGGCTATGATCCCTGCGAGTTGTTCTTCGGTTGGCCCCCGATCTCCGTCAGCCAGGACACCACCCGCATCAAGGGTTCACATGGCACCATTGGCAAGGACCGCGACGCCGCTTGGGCGGCCACCTGTCAGCTTGCCGGCACCCCCACCACCCTGCAGGAGCTCGCCCAGCTTGTGAAGCAACATCTGGAGGCTGTACCGTGA
- a CDS encoding 3-dehydroquinate synthase, with product MSHSITSVYQRLSIPFEFPVYFHRNTFSPDNPLLAGTVDRLHEKCRHRVMVCVDKGAARTWPQCNAKIKAYFKAHKDSLELAGPIETITGGEQAKQNLSGLTRMIALMAKRNLARQSVVLIIGGGSILDMVGLAASLVHRGLRVIRMPTTVVGQNDVGVGVKTGIDLFGSKNFLGTFAPPFAVINDFDFLDHLTDRDWIAGIAEAFKVAMIKDRHFFTFLCRNTEALRQRRPRVMERLVIDCATLHLDHIRSGGDPFETGSARPLDFGHWSAHQLEVMSGYRLRHGEAVSIGIALDSYYAMRLGLIPKKGLANLLTSLHAAGLPIWDKHLATLKPNGSLAILDGLTRFQEHLGGSLTITLPAPIGSRTEVHTMDPAIISEGIKYLKTCTLTPI from the coding sequence GTGAGCCACTCCATTACCAGTGTTTATCAACGGCTCTCAATCCCCTTTGAATTCCCGGTCTATTTCCATCGGAACACCTTTTCCCCCGACAATCCGTTACTTGCCGGCACTGTTGATCGCCTCCATGAAAAATGCCGGCACCGGGTAATGGTGTGCGTGGATAAGGGGGCCGCACGGACCTGGCCACAATGCAACGCCAAGATCAAAGCCTATTTCAAAGCCCATAAGGACTCCCTTGAACTGGCTGGCCCCATCGAGACCATTACTGGCGGTGAACAGGCGAAGCAGAATCTATCCGGCCTCACCCGAATGATTGCACTCATGGCCAAACGTAATTTGGCCAGACAAAGCGTGGTTTTAATCATCGGGGGCGGAAGCATCCTTGATATGGTAGGATTGGCCGCCTCGCTCGTCCACCGGGGACTGCGCGTCATCCGGATGCCCACCACCGTAGTGGGACAGAATGACGTCGGGGTCGGCGTCAAAACCGGGATAGATCTTTTTGGCAGCAAAAACTTTCTCGGCACCTTTGCCCCACCTTTTGCGGTAATCAATGACTTTGATTTTCTGGATCACCTGACTGACCGAGACTGGATTGCCGGAATTGCCGAGGCCTTCAAAGTCGCCATGATTAAAGATCGCCATTTTTTTACTTTTCTTTGCAGGAATACTGAGGCCCTGAGGCAGCGCAGGCCCCGTGTCATGGAGCGGCTGGTCATCGACTGTGCCACACTCCATCTCGATCATATCCGATCTGGTGGCGATCCGTTCGAGACCGGCAGCGCGCGCCCGCTTGATTTCGGGCACTGGTCGGCTCATCAACTTGAGGTTATGTCCGGCTATCGCCTGCGGCATGGCGAAGCGGTATCCATTGGCATCGCGCTGGATTCCTATTACGCCATGCGGCTGGGCTTGATTCCTAAAAAAGGACTCGCCAACCTGCTCACGAGTCTTCATGCCGCCGGACTCCCCATTTGGGATAAACACCTGGCGACGCTTAAGCCGAACGGTTCGCTGGCCATTCTGGATGGCTTGACCCGCTTTCAGGAACACCTTGGCGGTTCCCTTACCATCACCCTCCCCGCCCCCATTGGCTCACGGACCGAAGTTCACACCATGGATCCTGCCATCATTTCCGAAGGGATCAAGTATCTGAAAACATGCACCCTAACACCCATTTAA
- the eboE gene encoding metabolite traffic protein EboE — protein MHPNTHLTYCLNVHPGESWADNLAAIQTHTLAIRDLVSPGKPFGLGLRLSHQAASTLSHPETRTTFKRFLHEHNLYAFTINGFPYGSFHTKPVKTSVYQPDWSTRERLDYTTTLAHILAELLPEGTEGSISTLPLGYKFSSGSTVASTPSNEMVIQLAECALSLHNISQKTGKVVHIGLEPEPDCLLETTPEVIRFFETQLFPQATPHLVSRLSCTRAEAEALLRRHLGVCFDTCHLAIQFENLSASLVRLARHGIRISKVQLSAALEVIPTTAARTRLLAFLDPVYLHQVKTLYLERYADLDKALESPVTPDDPSSLWRIHFHVPLYFEGDALLRSTAKSMDAKFRDQLSHLPVQHLEIETYTFHVLPAALQAGGVVSSTVREYEWVRDQLDRPSS, from the coding sequence ATGCACCCTAACACCCATTTAACCTATTGCCTGAATGTTCATCCCGGCGAGTCCTGGGCAGATAATCTGGCTGCTATTCAAACGCATACTCTGGCGATCCGCGACCTCGTCTCCCCGGGCAAACCGTTCGGGCTGGGATTACGCTTGAGTCACCAGGCTGCCTCGACTTTAAGCCACCCGGAAACGCGAACCACTTTCAAGCGTTTCTTGCATGAACATAACCTCTACGCCTTCACCATTAATGGCTTCCCCTACGGATCCTTTCACACCAAACCTGTCAAAACGTCAGTTTATCAACCAGACTGGTCCACCCGCGAGCGACTCGACTATACCACCACCTTGGCGCACATTCTGGCCGAACTGCTTCCGGAAGGGACCGAGGGGAGTATCAGCACCCTCCCGCTCGGATATAAATTTTCATCAGGTAGCACCGTCGCCAGCACCCCCTCCAACGAGATGGTAATCCAACTGGCTGAATGCGCCCTCTCGCTTCATAATATATCTCAGAAAACCGGCAAAGTGGTTCATATCGGACTTGAGCCTGAGCCCGACTGTTTGCTGGAAACAACACCAGAAGTCATCCGGTTCTTTGAAACTCAACTTTTCCCGCAAGCCACTCCACACCTGGTTTCACGCCTGTCCTGCACTCGGGCTGAAGCTGAGGCCCTTTTGCGACGACACCTCGGCGTTTGTTTTGATACCTGCCATTTGGCCATTCAGTTTGAAAACCTGTCCGCGAGTCTGGTCCGTCTTGCCCGTCATGGTATCCGAATTTCCAAGGTCCAACTCAGTGCCGCACTGGAGGTCATTCCCACCACCGCCGCCAGAACCAGACTCTTAGCCTTTCTCGATCCAGTCTATCTCCACCAGGTCAAAACCCTGTATCTTGAGCGATATGCCGACTTGGATAAAGCATTGGAATCCCCAGTTACACCTGATGATCCTTCCTCCCTCTGGCGGATCCATTTCCACGTCCCGTTGTACTTTGAGGGCGATGCCCTGCTCCGTTCCACCGCCAAGTCCATGGATGCCAAATTCCGGGATCAATTAAGCCACCTGCCAGTCCAGCATCTGGAAATTGAAACCTACACCTTCCATGTCCTCCCCGCAGCCCTGCAAGCTGGTGGAGTGGTCTCCAGCACCGTCCGCGAATATGAATGGGTAAGAGATCAACTTGACAGGCCATCCTCTTGA
- a CDS encoding protein kinase, whose product MQTGANATQLDTIPPRNATAGRDTPTLLDMSGDPSPSPELPNSEASPYQILNEIGRGGMSTVYLAKDLKLGRFVAIKRLSQAFLTDSPMRDRFLREAQLIASLNHIYIVKLYDFDVKRTEPQIVMEYVAGPGKAPAPNWPPLSLNLEQKLEQNEAPLSMRVSVVLVKKLCTAIEYAHRRGVIHRDLKPSNVLLDEHGEPRIVDFGIARQTTSDAAKLTMTGTRMLSLGYAAPEQETNPAIADERSDVYSLGGILYFCLTGENPRFFRDSRVPDCLRPIILKAMEQDPTQRWSSAKDFADVLAQTAGDFLSPLTDPGMWRCKWCNALNPVDSRYCTHCNWDGMESCPECAGETRVGVRFCGQCSTDIKTFEDMRALLSRLREYRRQKDFERIKDAVDAANRFQPKGAKGRELIQDIQELGNTATWALNRKDELTQAITTSLGQQNYEEVRERLNEYGVLDDGPEYKELRGELPWRIAEHNIIALRSEMNHARQLLADKLPGQARNCLTEIENRLLSLGQLESQFPTLKGALIHDSNQPDSEQGSYAKAVISLSKDTEQLKSELDSMRQSIERHIQSAAQALQAQDYEGCLAICMTIKNLTAEPSPADVLEDKASKQIEQISRLLTRADDALRKRSLNAAERAANDVLTRFKADSLPARDLLSQIRRFQRQRAAVLWLLTIMSATVLYVLSIGPTFHFMLDRGPLSVNTRDTLRTIYQPVYWLHAHTVLRTPLDRYANQWNPSIFER is encoded by the coding sequence ATGCAAACCGGAGCCAACGCCACACAACTCGATACGATCCCTCCGCGAAACGCCACAGCGGGGCGGGACACGCCGACCCTCCTTGATATGAGTGGTGACCCATCGCCATCGCCCGAACTTCCAAACTCAGAAGCCTCTCCCTACCAGATACTGAACGAAATTGGACGTGGCGGGATGAGCACCGTCTATCTGGCGAAAGACCTGAAACTGGGCCGTTTCGTCGCCATAAAGCGTCTTAGCCAGGCCTTCCTGACCGACAGCCCCATGCGCGACAGGTTCCTCCGTGAGGCACAGTTGATCGCTTCACTCAACCATATCTACATCGTCAAACTCTACGACTTTGACGTCAAACGCACCGAACCGCAGATTGTCATGGAATATGTGGCTGGTCCCGGCAAAGCACCCGCCCCCAACTGGCCCCCTCTCTCGCTTAATCTGGAACAGAAACTGGAGCAAAACGAGGCCCCCCTCTCCATGCGCGTCTCCGTCGTTCTGGTTAAGAAACTCTGCACCGCCATCGAATACGCCCACCGCCGCGGCGTCATTCACCGCGACCTTAAACCTTCCAACGTCCTGCTCGACGAACATGGCGAACCCCGTATCGTGGATTTTGGCATCGCCCGCCAAACCACCTCCGACGCCGCCAAACTGACGATGACCGGGACGCGCATGCTCTCCCTCGGGTACGCCGCACCTGAGCAGGAAACCAATCCCGCAATCGCAGACGAACGTTCCGATGTCTACAGTCTCGGTGGGATCCTCTATTTCTGCCTGACAGGCGAAAACCCGCGTTTTTTCCGGGACAGTCGCGTCCCCGATTGCCTGCGGCCCATTATTCTCAAGGCCATGGAGCAAGACCCCACCCAACGGTGGAGCTCCGCTAAAGACTTTGCCGATGTTCTGGCCCAAACCGCAGGTGATTTTCTCTCTCCACTCACGGATCCAGGCATGTGGCGCTGCAAGTGGTGCAACGCACTCAACCCCGTGGACAGCCGGTATTGTACCCACTGTAACTGGGACGGGATGGAGAGTTGTCCCGAATGTGCCGGAGAAACCCGGGTAGGTGTTCGTTTCTGCGGCCAGTGCTCCACAGACATCAAAACTTTTGAGGATATGAGAGCCCTGCTCAGCCGGTTACGTGAATACCGGCGCCAAAAGGATTTCGAACGGATCAAGGACGCCGTTGATGCCGCCAACCGGTTCCAGCCCAAAGGGGCTAAGGGGCGAGAATTAATCCAGGACATCCAGGAACTGGGCAATACAGCCACATGGGCGCTCAATCGCAAGGATGAATTGACCCAGGCCATCACCACGAGCCTTGGCCAGCAGAACTACGAGGAAGTGCGGGAACGCCTCAACGAATACGGCGTGCTCGACGACGGCCCCGAATATAAGGAACTACGCGGCGAACTCCCCTGGCGTATTGCTGAACATAACATTATCGCCCTCCGCTCGGAGATGAATCATGCCCGGCAATTGCTGGCCGACAAGTTGCCCGGGCAGGCCCGGAACTGTCTTACCGAAATAGAGAATCGCCTCCTGTCTCTTGGTCAGTTGGAATCCCAATTTCCGACACTCAAAGGCGCGCTCATCCATGACAGCAATCAGCCTGATAGCGAACAAGGATCCTATGCAAAAGCGGTTATCTCGCTCTCCAAAGACACCGAGCAACTGAAATCAGAACTGGACTCCATGCGCCAGTCGATCGAACGCCATATCCAGTCGGCCGCCCAGGCGCTTCAAGCACAGGATTACGAGGGCTGTCTTGCGATTTGCATGACCATCAAAAACCTCACTGCAGAACCGTCGCCCGCCGATGTGCTGGAGGACAAGGCGTCGAAACAAATTGAACAAATTTCACGGTTGTTAACCCGAGCCGACGATGCATTGCGAAAAAGAAGTCTGAACGCAGCGGAACGCGCCGCCAACGATGTGCTCACCCGGTTCAAAGCTGATTCGCTTCCAGCCCGGGATCTCCTCAGCCAAATTCGAAGGTTCCAGCGGCAACGCGCTGCCGTTTTATGGCTGTTGACGATCATGAGTGCTACCGTTCTTTATGTGCTCAGCATCGGGCCCACATTTCATTTCATGCTCGATCGCGGCCCCCTGTCGGTCAATACACGAGATACCCTGCGAACGATCTATCAACCTGTTTACTGGCTACATGCCCACACCGTACTGCGGACTCCATTGGATCGCTACGCGAACCAATGGAATCCATCAATTTTTGAAAGATAG